One window of the Mycobacterium xenopi genome contains the following:
- a CDS encoding cytochrome P450, with translation MTVSVALAQIDFTDLDNFANGFPHHLFAIHRRDAPVFWHEPTEHTPDGEGFWSVATYAETLAVLRDPVTFSSVTGGGRPFGGTVLQDLPIAGQVLNMMDDPRHTHIRRLVSSGLTPRMIRRVEDDLRARARRLLDGVTPGVAFDFVVDIAAELPMQMICILLGVPEADRHWLFEAVEPGFDFGASRTASMPRLNVEDAGSQLYAYGQELIARKRAQPADDMLSTVANATIDDPDAPSLSDAELYLFFHLLFSAGAETTRNAIAGGLLALAERPEQWRRLRSDVELLPTAIEEMVRWTSPSPSKRRTATRAVTLGGQPIDAGQKVLVWEGSANRDAAVFDRPDEFDITRKPNPHLGFGQGVHYCLGANLARLELRVLFEELLARFGAVRVAAPVEWARSNRHTGIRHLVVELLAPS, from the coding sequence ATGACGGTCTCGGTTGCGCTGGCGCAGATCGACTTCACCGACCTGGACAACTTTGCCAACGGTTTTCCCCATCACCTATTCGCGATCCACCGCCGCGACGCGCCGGTGTTCTGGCATGAGCCGACCGAGCACACACCCGACGGGGAGGGATTCTGGTCAGTGGCCACGTACGCAGAAACCCTTGCGGTGCTGCGCGATCCGGTGACCTTTTCCTCCGTGACGGGGGGTGGGCGACCGTTCGGCGGAACAGTGCTGCAAGACCTGCCCATCGCGGGCCAGGTGCTCAACATGATGGACGACCCGCGGCACACGCACATTCGGCGCCTGGTCAGCTCCGGGTTGACGCCGCGGATGATCCGGCGCGTCGAAGACGACCTGCGCGCACGGGCGCGTCGGCTGCTCGACGGCGTTACTCCGGGTGTGGCGTTCGATTTCGTCGTCGATATCGCCGCCGAGTTGCCGATGCAGATGATCTGCATCCTGTTGGGCGTGCCGGAGGCCGACCGGCACTGGCTATTCGAGGCGGTCGAGCCCGGATTCGATTTCGGTGCTTCGCGTACCGCATCCATGCCGCGGCTGAATGTCGAAGACGCCGGGTCGCAGTTGTACGCCTACGGGCAGGAGCTGATTGCGCGCAAACGTGCCCAACCCGCCGACGACATGCTCTCCACGGTGGCGAACGCCACCATCGACGATCCCGACGCGCCCTCGCTGTCCGACGCCGAGCTGTACCTGTTCTTTCACTTGTTGTTCAGCGCGGGCGCGGAGACCACCCGCAACGCGATCGCCGGCGGGCTGCTCGCGTTGGCCGAACGCCCCGAACAGTGGCGCCGATTGCGCAGCGACGTCGAGTTGTTGCCGACGGCGATCGAAGAGATGGTGCGGTGGACGTCGCCGTCGCCGTCGAAGCGGCGCACCGCCACCCGGGCAGTCACCTTGGGTGGCCAGCCGATTGACGCCGGTCAAAAAGTGCTGGTGTGGGAAGGCTCGGCCAACCGCGACGCCGCTGTATTCGACCGACCCGACGAGTTTGATATCACCCGAAAACCTAACCCGCACTTGGGTTTTGGTCAGGGGGTACATTACTGCCTGGGCGCCAACCTGGCCCGGCTGGAACTGCGGGTGCTTTTCGAGGAGCTGCTGGCGCGCTTTGGGGCCGTGCGGGTCGCGGCACCGGTCGAATGGGCCCGCAGCAACCGGCACACCGGGATTAGGCATCTGGTCGTGGAACTGCTCGCCCCGTCGTGA
- a CDS encoding thiolase family protein has protein sequence MPKPVIVNAVRTAIGTSFKGSLVNTPAEVLATTVLEETVRRSGVDPAAIDDIIFAESHYGGGDLARYAAAASGLVSVPGQAVNRHCAGSLTAVADAAAQIGCGVEEVVVAGGVQSLSTGPLMNWRIPGPNLEFEERWMPPSHPETQDAPTRDMSITVGWNTAKAVGITREEMDAWALRSHQRAVAAIDAGKFVDEIVPLKIQGRDGALTEFSVDEHPRRDTSMEKLAALKVLHPEIEGFSITAGNSSGTNDAAAALTLADEGVARAAGLTVLGSVKTWAAVGVEPRDTGLGAVRVIGKVLDRAGLSANDVTLWEINEAFASVPIAACREYGLDEDRVNIYGSGCSLGHPIAATGARMLTTLVHELGRRGGGIGVAAMCAGGGQGGAVVIEV, from the coding sequence ATGCCCAAGCCTGTGATCGTGAACGCCGTGCGGACAGCAATCGGAACATCGTTCAAGGGCTCGTTGGTCAACACACCCGCCGAGGTGTTAGCGACCACCGTGCTTGAAGAAACGGTGCGGCGATCCGGTGTCGACCCGGCAGCGATCGACGACATCATCTTTGCCGAATCTCATTACGGCGGTGGTGATCTGGCCCGTTATGCCGCTGCGGCGTCGGGACTGGTGTCGGTGCCGGGGCAGGCGGTCAACAGGCATTGCGCGGGCAGCCTGACCGCCGTCGCCGACGCGGCGGCCCAGATCGGCTGCGGCGTCGAGGAAGTGGTCGTGGCCGGTGGTGTGCAGTCGCTGTCGACCGGGCCGCTGATGAACTGGCGCATCCCGGGACCGAACCTGGAGTTCGAGGAGCGATGGATGCCGCCCTCGCACCCGGAAACACAAGATGCCCCCACTCGCGACATGTCGATCACCGTGGGCTGGAATACCGCGAAAGCCGTCGGCATCACCCGCGAGGAAATGGACGCCTGGGCGTTGCGGTCGCATCAACGCGCCGTCGCGGCGATCGATGCTGGCAAGTTCGTCGACGAGATCGTCCCGCTGAAGATCCAGGGTCGCGACGGCGCGCTGACCGAGTTCAGCGTGGACGAACATCCACGCCGCGACACCAGCATGGAGAAGCTGGCGGCACTGAAGGTGTTGCACCCCGAAATCGAGGGGTTTTCGATCACCGCGGGCAACAGCAGCGGCACCAACGACGCCGCCGCCGCCCTGACCTTGGCCGACGAGGGCGTTGCCCGCGCAGCGGGACTCACCGTGCTGGGCAGCGTCAAAACGTGGGCGGCTGTCGGCGTCGAACCGCGCGACACCGGGCTGGGAGCGGTTCGGGTGATCGGCAAGGTACTGGACCGCGCCGGTTTGTCCGCCAACGACGTCACGCTGTGGGAGATCAACGAAGCGTTCGCATCGGTGCCCATCGCCGCGTGCCGCGAGTACGGGCTCGACGAGGACCGGGTGAACATCTACGGCAGCGGGTGCAGCCTGGGCCATCCCATCGCGGCCACCGGGGCGCGCATGCTCACCACGCTGGTACACGAGTTGGGCCGCCGCGGCGGCGGGATCGGGGTGGCTGCGATGTGCGCTGGCGGCGGCCAGGGCGGAGCCGTCGTCATCGAGGTCTAG
- a CDS encoding TetR/AcrR family transcriptional regulator translates to MTGVTAAVTPKGERRRYALVTAAAELLCEGGFEAVRHRAVAHRAGLPLASTTYYFSSLDELIASAVEHIGMLEVAQLRARVAALSRRRRGPETTADVLVDLLVSDASDPGLKDQLTSRYERYIACARLPALRDIQRRILRQRADAIAEAVARSGRSVRIGLVSTMICAVDGAVICALVDDCQDPRAAARATLLEIIDVFAPFEHPPIAI, encoded by the coding sequence ATGACGGGGGTGACCGCAGCTGTTACTCCCAAGGGAGAACGCCGGCGGTACGCGCTGGTCACCGCAGCCGCTGAGCTGTTGTGCGAGGGTGGTTTCGAGGCGGTGAGGCACCGGGCCGTCGCGCACCGGGCCGGGCTGCCGTTGGCGTCGACCACCTACTATTTTTCGTCCCTGGACGAGCTCATCGCCAGCGCCGTCGAACACATCGGGATGCTGGAGGTCGCGCAGCTGCGGGCCCGGGTCGCCGCGCTGTCCCGGCGCCGCCGCGGCCCCGAAACCACCGCCGATGTGCTGGTGGACCTGCTCGTCAGCGACGCGTCGGATCCCGGGCTCAAGGACCAGCTGACTTCTCGCTATGAACGCTACATCGCCTGTGCGCGCCTGCCCGCGTTGCGTGACATCCAGCGGCGGATCCTGCGGCAGCGTGCCGACGCGATTGCCGAAGCGGTTGCACGGTCTGGTCGCTCGGTGCGTATCGGCCTGGTCTCCACAATGATCTGCGCGGTCGACGGCGCGGTGATCTGTGCACTAGTCGACGACTGCCAGGACCCGCGCGCCGCCGCACGGGCGACGCTACTCGAAATCATCGACGTTTTCGCACCTTTCGAGCATCCCCCGATCGCCATTTGA
- a CDS encoding TetR/AcrR family transcriptional regulator, with protein MAKQAVAEKRQRRERGSISVDEILNGAFEVAEQVSIDNLSMPLLAKHLDVGVTSIYWYFRKKEDLLDAMTDRALGQYDFATPFVEGRNWRESLHDHAHKMRQTFRANPVLCDLILIRGTFGKEATQAAFQKLEKAVATLVEAGLSPEDAFDTYASLSVHTRGSVVLERLQAKSGGARPYADRAVRIIDPATMPLIAELTSKGHRIGVADDINFEYGLNCILDHASRLIEQNAKSTADKANSKR; from the coding sequence TTGGCTAAGCAGGCAGTCGCCGAGAAACGACAGCGGCGCGAACGCGGATCCATCAGCGTGGACGAAATCCTCAACGGCGCTTTCGAAGTGGCCGAGCAGGTGTCAATCGACAACCTCAGCATGCCGCTGCTGGCCAAGCACCTTGACGTCGGCGTCACAAGCATCTACTGGTACTTCCGCAAGAAGGAAGACCTGTTGGATGCGATGACCGACCGAGCGCTCGGTCAGTACGACTTCGCCACGCCGTTCGTCGAAGGCCGGAACTGGCGTGAGTCGCTGCACGACCATGCACATAAGATGCGTCAGACGTTTCGCGCCAACCCGGTCCTGTGTGATCTGATCCTGATCCGGGGCACGTTCGGCAAAGAAGCCACCCAGGCGGCCTTCCAGAAGCTGGAGAAAGCCGTCGCTACCCTGGTCGAGGCCGGGTTGTCACCGGAGGACGCGTTCGACACCTATGCATCGCTCTCGGTGCACACCCGCGGCTCGGTCGTCCTCGAGCGCCTGCAAGCCAAATCCGGCGGCGCCAGACCGTACGCCGATCGTGCGGTGCGCATCATCGACCCGGCCACGATGCCGCTGATCGCGGAATTGACCAGCAAAGGCCACCGTATCGGCGTGGCCGACGACATCAATTTCGAGTACGGGCTCAACTGCATTCTCGACCACGCCAGTCGCCTCATCGAGCAGAACGCGAAATCAACTGCAGACAAGGCGAATTCGAAGCGCTAG
- a CDS encoding DUF429 domain-containing protein — protein MYFVGVDLAWGEISQSGVAVVDADGRLVHLGTAHDDASIENTLSAYVRDDCLVALDAPLVVNNPAGHRPCDRALNRDFGRFEAGARPAYTGRPEFSSVPRGARLAGALALDIDPHSQAKRRAIEVYPHPATVVLFGLDRTLKYKRGPLGTRQRELLQLMTLIERLDEATPRLRVNRNVAWVELRNRVTAATRPAQLDGAAGRRRGSRRRRDVRIHRAVLVSPSRRRHDLR, from the coding sequence ATGTACTTCGTAGGCGTCGATCTTGCATGGGGTGAAATCAGCCAGAGCGGTGTCGCGGTGGTCGACGCCGACGGCCGGCTGGTGCATCTCGGCACGGCGCACGACGACGCGAGCATCGAGAACACGCTGTCGGCCTACGTCCGCGACGACTGCCTGGTCGCGCTCGACGCACCGCTGGTCGTGAACAACCCAGCCGGGCATCGGCCCTGCGACCGGGCGCTCAACCGCGATTTCGGCAGGTTCGAGGCCGGCGCGCGCCCGGCCTACACCGGCAGACCCGAGTTTTCGAGCGTTCCCCGCGGGGCCAGACTGGCCGGAGCGCTCGCCCTGGACATCGACCCGCACTCCCAGGCCAAGCGGCGAGCGATCGAGGTGTACCCACATCCGGCCACCGTGGTGTTGTTCGGCCTGGATCGGACGCTGAAGTACAAGCGCGGCCCGCTCGGCACACGCCAGCGCGAATTGCTGCAGCTAATGACGCTGATCGAGCGGCTGGACGAGGCCACGCCTCGACTTCGGGTGAACCGCAACGTGGCCTGGGTCGAGTTGCGCAACCGGGTGACCGCGGCGACCCGCCCGGCGCAGCTGGACGGCGCAGCTGGACGGCGCCGAGGATCCCGTCGACGCCGTGATGTGCGCATACATCGCGCTGTACTGGTATCACCGTCCCGAAGACGTCACGATTTACGGTGA
- a CDS encoding alpha/beta hydrolase: MARMPELSRRAVLRLGASAAVGAVSAYAVGAPLQSRRAVAARVSIAASGVPLAPAPPLEPAPAAAPTMSTGSFVSAARGGISTNWAIARPPGQTKALRPVIALHGKGSDAATVMAGGVEQGLAQAVRAGLPPFAVVAVDGGGSYWHKRASGEDSGAMVLNELIPMLSSQGLDTSRVAFLGWSMGGYGALLLGSRLGPTRTAAICAVSPALWLSPGAAAPGAFDGADDWAANSVFGQPALAAIPIRVDCGNSDPFYAATRQFVSQLPNPPAGGFSPGGHDAGFWSSQLPAELTWIAPLLVG; this comes from the coding sequence ATGGCCCGCATGCCCGAGTTGAGCCGTCGGGCCGTGCTGCGCTTGGGCGCCAGTGCGGCGGTCGGAGCGGTAAGCGCTTACGCGGTGGGCGCGCCCCTGCAGTCGCGGCGCGCGGTTGCCGCGCGCGTATCGATCGCGGCCAGCGGCGTGCCGTTGGCACCGGCCCCACCGCTCGAGCCGGCTCCCGCTGCGGCGCCGACGATGTCCACCGGCTCGTTTGTGTCGGCGGCGCGTGGCGGGATCTCCACCAATTGGGCGATTGCCCGCCCGCCTGGCCAGACCAAAGCCTTGCGACCGGTGATCGCGTTGCACGGCAAAGGCTCTGATGCGGCTACCGTGATGGCCGGCGGTGTCGAGCAGGGGCTCGCCCAGGCGGTCCGGGCCGGTCTGCCGCCGTTCGCGGTGGTCGCCGTCGACGGCGGCGGAAGCTATTGGCACAAAAGGGCTTCCGGAGAGGATTCGGGTGCCATGGTGCTGAACGAGTTGATACCGATGCTGAGCAGCCAGGGCCTGGACACTTCGCGGGTTGCGTTTTTGGGCTGGTCGATGGGCGGCTACGGGGCACTGCTGCTGGGCAGCCGGCTGGGTCCGACCCGCACCGCGGCGATCTGCGCGGTGAGCCCGGCGCTGTGGCTCTCGCCGGGGGCGGCTGCGCCGGGAGCGTTCGACGGCGCCGACGACTGGGCGGCGAACTCGGTGTTCGGCCAGCCTGCGCTGGCGGCGATCCCGATCCGGGTGGACTGCGGCAACAGTGACCCGTTCTACGCAGCAACCCGGCAATTCGTGTCGCAGCTGCCCAACCCGCCGGCGGGCGGTTTCTCGCCCGGCGGACATGACGCCGGTTTTTGGAGTTCGCAACTGCCCGCCGAGCTCACCTGGATCGCACCGCTGCTCGTCGGTTAG
- a CDS encoding acyl-CoA dehydrogenase family protein produces the protein MAFSLELSDDVIQVRDWVHEFAADVVRPAAAEWDEREETPWPIIQEAAKVGLYSIDLFAAQAAEPTGLGMLTVFEEMFWGDAGIALSILGTGLAAASLAATGTREQLAEWLPQMFGTVDDPKLASFCSSEPDAGSDVGAIATRARYDEATDEWVLNGTKTWATNGGIANVHIVVASVYPELGTRGQATFIIPPNTPGFRQGQKFSKHGIRASHTAEVILDDVRIPGRLIVGGRDKFEERIARVREGKSAGGQAALTTFERTRPAVGAMALGVARAAYEYALEYAQQREQFGRKIGDFQAIAFKLADMKARIDASRLLVWRAGWMARNNKPFVAAEGSMAKLVASETAVYVTDEAVQILGGNGYTREYPVERMRRDAKIFTIFEGTSEIQRLVMSRAITGLPLR, from the coding sequence ATGGCGTTTTCACTTGAGCTTTCCGATGATGTGATCCAGGTTCGGGACTGGGTTCACGAGTTCGCCGCTGACGTGGTCCGCCCGGCAGCCGCCGAATGGGACGAACGCGAAGAGACTCCGTGGCCGATCATCCAGGAAGCGGCCAAGGTTGGCTTGTACTCCATCGACCTGTTCGCGGCGCAGGCCGCCGAACCGACGGGGCTGGGCATGTTGACGGTGTTCGAGGAGATGTTCTGGGGTGACGCGGGAATCGCGTTGTCGATCCTCGGTACCGGGTTAGCTGCGGCGTCGCTGGCCGCCACCGGCACTCGCGAGCAGCTCGCCGAGTGGCTGCCGCAGATGTTCGGCACCGTCGACGACCCTAAGCTGGCGTCGTTCTGCTCGTCGGAACCCGACGCCGGATCCGACGTCGGCGCGATCGCGACCCGAGCCCGCTACGACGAGGCGACCGACGAGTGGGTCCTCAACGGCACGAAAACCTGGGCCACCAACGGCGGTATCGCCAACGTGCACATCGTGGTCGCCTCGGTCTATCCCGAGCTGGGCACGCGCGGGCAGGCCACGTTCATCATCCCGCCGAACACTCCGGGTTTTCGGCAGGGGCAGAAGTTCAGCAAGCACGGCATCCGCGCCTCACACACCGCCGAAGTGATATTGGACGACGTGCGGATCCCGGGTCGGTTAATCGTCGGCGGGCGAGACAAATTCGAGGAACGAATCGCACGCGTGCGGGAAGGGAAGAGCGCGGGCGGCCAGGCGGCTTTGACGACGTTTGAGCGCACCCGGCCCGCCGTCGGGGCGATGGCGTTGGGCGTGGCGCGAGCAGCCTACGAATACGCGCTGGAGTACGCACAGCAGCGCGAGCAGTTCGGCCGCAAGATCGGCGATTTCCAGGCGATCGCATTCAAGCTCGCGGATATGAAGGCCCGGATCGACGCCTCGCGGCTGCTGGTGTGGCGAGCCGGGTGGATGGCCCGCAACAACAAGCCGTTTGTCGCGGCCGAGGGTTCGATGGCCAAGCTCGTGGCCAGCGAAACCGCCGTCTACGTCACCGACGAGGCGGTACAAATCCTCGGCGGCAACGGGTATACCCGGGAATATCCCGTGGAGCGGATGCGCCGAGACGCCAAGATCTTCACGATCTTCGAGGGCACCAGCGAGATCCAGCGCCTGGTCATGAGCAGGGCGATCACCGGTTTACCGCTGCGATGA
- the purB gene encoding adenylosuccinate lyase, which yields MSIPDVLADRYASADMVAIWSPQARVVAERRLWLAVLRAQAELGVDVPDQAIADYERVLEDVDLASIAARERVLRHDVKARIEEFNALAGHEHIHKGMTSRDLTENVEQLQIRRSLELVFAHGVAVAARLAERALTYRDVVMAGRSHNVAAQATTLGKRFASAAQETLIALTRLRELIDRYPLRGIKGPMGTAQDMLDLLGKDAAKLAELERRISESLGFSTILTSVGQVYPRSLDHDVVSALVQLGAGPSSLAHTIRLMAGHELVTEGFAPGQVGSSAMPHKMNTRSCERVNGLQVVLRGYAAMTAELAGAQWNEGDVSCSVVRRVALPDSFFAIDGQIETFLTVLDEFGAYPAVIQRELDRYLPFLATTKVLIAAVRAGMGRESAHEVIGEHAVAAALAMRDGGEPELLERLAADPRLPLDRRALEAVLADRQAFIGAAGDQVDAVVAEVDALVSHYPDAAKYTPGAIL from the coding sequence GTGAGCATCCCCGACGTGCTGGCCGACCGCTACGCCAGCGCCGACATGGTTGCGATCTGGTCGCCACAGGCCAGGGTCGTCGCGGAACGGCGACTGTGGCTGGCGGTGCTGCGGGCACAGGCGGAGCTCGGCGTCGACGTGCCTGACCAGGCGATCGCCGACTACGAACGGGTGCTCGAGGACGTCGACCTGGCCTCGATCGCGGCGCGCGAGCGGGTGCTGCGCCACGACGTCAAGGCCCGCATCGAAGAGTTCAACGCGCTGGCCGGTCACGAACACATCCACAAGGGCATGACCAGCCGCGACCTCACCGAGAACGTCGAGCAGCTGCAGATCCGCAGGTCGTTGGAGTTGGTGTTCGCCCACGGTGTGGCCGTCGCGGCGAGGCTGGCCGAGCGAGCCCTGACCTATCGGGACGTGGTGATGGCCGGGCGCAGCCACAATGTCGCTGCCCAGGCCACCACGTTGGGCAAGCGGTTCGCCTCGGCGGCGCAGGAGACGCTGATCGCGTTGACCCGGCTGCGTGAGCTCATCGACCGCTATCCGCTGCGCGGCATCAAGGGCCCGATGGGCACCGCGCAGGACATGCTCGACCTGCTGGGCAAAGACGCGGCGAAGCTGGCCGAACTCGAGCGGCGCATATCTGAATCTTTAGGGTTTTCAACGATTTTGACTAGCGTCGGGCAGGTGTATCCGCGCTCGCTGGATCACGACGTGGTGTCTGCGCTGGTGCAGTTGGGCGCCGGCCCCTCGTCGCTGGCGCACACCATCCGGCTGATGGCCGGGCACGAGCTGGTTACCGAGGGTTTTGCGCCCGGACAGGTCGGGTCCTCGGCGATGCCGCACAAAATGAACACCCGCAGCTGCGAACGGGTCAACGGCCTGCAAGTGGTGCTGCGCGGTTACGCGGCGATGACGGCCGAACTGGCCGGTGCGCAATGGAACGAAGGTGACGTGTCGTGCTCGGTGGTGCGCCGAGTGGCGTTGCCGGACAGCTTCTTTGCCATCGACGGGCAGATCGAGACTTTCTTGACCGTGCTCGACGAGTTCGGGGCCTACCCCGCGGTGATCCAGCGCGAGCTGGACCGCTATCTGCCGTTTTTGGCCACCACCAAGGTTTTGATCGCCGCGGTGCGCGCCGGCATGGGCCGCGAATCGGCGCACGAGGTGATTGGCGAGCACGCGGTGGCGGCCGCGCTGGCGATGCGGGACGGCGGTGAGCCTGAGCTGCTGGAGCGGCTGGCCGCCGACCCCCGGTTGCCGCTGGACCGCCGGGCGCTGGAGGCGGTGCTGGCCGACAGGCAGGCCTTCATCGGCGCTGCCGGCGACCAGGTCGACGCGGTGGTGGCGGAGGTGGACGCGCTGGTCAGCCATTACCCGGATGCCGCCAAGTACACCCCTGGTGCGATCCTGTAG
- a CDS encoding tellurite resistance/C4-dicarboxylate transporter family protein, which yields MTLRFSDIELTPDAFAAVMATGILSIAARSHQYRLLSETLDVLATLALLALVALVIVTAAVKRRITFWDVADPDVTLRLFSFVAAVAVLGSRVAAHVRVALILGAVASSAWLALILVTARNMWGTPWAALRDRAHGAWELASVATSGLVIMMALVADYTGHRWWLVVAVPLWVAAMCIYGLMTVLIVWRAVAERQHRDGFEPDTWILMGALAIATLAGDYIHQLATGWLAGSVRATTQVSWLVATLWIPPLIYFGLHHISRRPAALQFAGVWWAMVFPLGMYSAATYAMAVELGVRSLHTVSLVFFWNALAAWVIVVVAGLLQVPRLLR from the coding sequence GTGACGCTGCGGTTCAGCGACATCGAGCTGACACCAGACGCTTTCGCGGCGGTGATGGCGACCGGTATCTTGTCGATCGCCGCACGCAGTCATCAGTATCGGCTGCTCAGTGAGACTCTGGACGTGCTGGCTACGCTCGCCTTGCTGGCGCTGGTCGCCTTGGTGATCGTCACTGCCGCGGTCAAACGGCGGATCACATTTTGGGACGTTGCCGATCCTGATGTGACGCTGCGGCTGTTCAGCTTCGTCGCTGCTGTTGCGGTGCTGGGCAGCCGGGTGGCTGCCCATGTGCGGGTCGCCCTGATCCTTGGCGCAGTGGCGTCGTCGGCCTGGCTGGCGCTAATCCTGGTCACCGCGCGCAACATGTGGGGCACCCCGTGGGCGGCACTGCGGGACCGCGCGCACGGCGCTTGGGAACTGGCCAGCGTGGCGACCTCCGGCTTGGTGATCATGATGGCGCTGGTTGCCGATTACACCGGTCACCGCTGGTGGCTGGTGGTCGCCGTGCCGTTGTGGGTGGCGGCGATGTGCATCTACGGCTTGATGACGGTGCTGATCGTGTGGCGCGCTGTCGCGGAGCGACAACATCGCGACGGATTCGAGCCGGATACCTGGATCCTGATGGGCGCGTTGGCCATTGCGACGCTGGCCGGCGACTACATCCACCAGCTGGCCACCGGCTGGCTGGCGGGAAGTGTACGCGCAACCACCCAGGTGAGCTGGCTGGTGGCCACCTTGTGGATTCCTCCGCTGATCTACTTCGGGCTGCACCACATCAGCCGGCGGCCGGCGGCGTTGCAGTTTGCCGGTGTGTGGTGGGCGATGGTGTTTCCGCTCGGCATGTACTCAGCGGCCACCTATGCCATGGCGGTCGAGCTTGGTGTGCGCTCGCTGCACACGGTTTCGCTGGTGTTCTTCTGGAACGCCTTGGCGGCGTGGGTGATTGTGGTGGTTGCCGGGCTGTTGCAAGTGCCGCGCCTGCTGCGCTGA